A section of the Sebastes fasciatus isolate fSebFas1 chromosome 21, fSebFas1.pri, whole genome shotgun sequence genome encodes:
- the tfap2a gene encoding transcription factor AP-2-alpha isoform X3, giving the protein MLVHSFSAMDRHDGTSNGTARLPQLGGVGQSPYTSAPPLSHTPNSDFQPPYFPPPYQPIYPQSQDPYSHVNDPYSLNSLHAQPQPQHPGWPGQRQSQESGLLHQHRSLPHQLCREYRREVLLPGHGLDSGLSDSIPIHGIPHSLDDVQSVDDQGIHIPDQTVIKKGPVSLSKNNNLSSIPVNKDGLFGGVVNPNEVFCSVPGRLSLLSSTSKYKVTVAEVQRRLSPPECLNASLLGGVLRRAKSKNGGRSLREKLDKIGLNLPAGRRKAANVTLLTSLVEGEAVHLARDFGYVCETEFPAKAVAEYVNRQHSDPNEQVQRKNMLLATKQVCKEFTDLLSQDRSPLGNSRPQPILEPGIQSCLTHFSLISHGFGTPALCAAVTALQNYLTEAIKAMDKMYLNNNPNSHSDNGTKGGDKDEKHRK; this is encoded by the exons GACCGTCACGACGGCACCAGCAATGGGACAGCCAGGCTACCTCAGCTGGGCGGCGTGGGCCAGAGTCCCTACACGAGCGCTCCTCCGCTCTCCCACACACCCAACTCGGACTTCCAGCCTCCGTACTTCCCCCCGCCCTACCAGCCCATCTACCCGCAGTCTCAGGACCCGTACTCGCACGTCAACGACCCGTACTCCCTCAACTCGCTGCACGCCCAGCCGCAGCCGCAGCACCCCGGCTGGCCTGGCCAGAGGCAGAGTCAGGAGAGCGGCCTGCTGCACCAGCACCGCAGCCTCCCGCACCAGCTGTGCCGGGAGTACCGGAGAGAAGTGCTCCTACCGGGCCACGGTCTTGATTCGGGACTGTCGGACTCTATCCCCATCCATGGAATACCTCACTCTTTAGACGACGTGCAG TCTGTTGATGATCAAGGAATTCACATTCCCGACCAGACTGTAATTAAAAAAG GTCCAGTGTCTTTATCCAAGAACAACAACCTCTCCTCCATCCCCGTCAATAAGGACGGTCTTTTCGGAGGTGTGGTAAACCCCAACGAGGTGTTCTGCTCAGTTCCGGGTCGCCTGTCTCTCCTCAGCTCCACATCCAAGTACAAGGTCACGGTGGCGGAGGTGCAGAGACGCCTCTCGCCGCCCGAGTGCCTCAACGCCTCTTTGCTGGGCGGTGTGCTGAGGAG GGCCAAGTCTAAGAATGGAGGAAGATCCTTAAGGGAGAAGCTGGATAAAATCGGCTTGAATCTACCTGCGGGCAGACGCAAAGCAGCCAACGTCACCTTGCTGACGTCACTAGTCGAAG gAGAAGCGGTACATCTTGCCAGGGATTTTGGTTATGTATGCGAGACCGAGTTTCCAGCCAAGGCAGTAGCTGAATATGTAAACCGTCAGCATTCCGACCCAAACGAACAAGTTCAAAGAAAAAACATGCTATTGGCCACAAA GCAAGTCTGCAAAGAGTTCACAGACCTGCTGTCCCAGGACCGCTCGCCGCTCGGGAACTCTCGGCCGCAGCCGATCCTCGAACCGGGAATCCAGAGCTGTTTGACCCACTTCAGTCTAATCTCACACGGTTTCGGGACCCCGGCGCTGTGCGCGGCGGTCACGGCCCTGCAGAACTATCTGACCGAGGCTATCAAAGCCATGGACAAAATGTACCTCAACAACAACCCCAACAGTCACTCAGATAACGGCACTAAAGGCGGAGACAAAGACGAGAAGCACAGAAAGTGA
- the tfap2a gene encoding transcription factor AP-2-alpha isoform X2, with product MSIMGKMGEWQDRHDGTSNGTARLPQLGGVGQSPYTSAPPLSHTPNSDFQPPYFPPPYQPIYPQSQDPYSHVNDPYSLNSLHAQPQPQHPGWPGQRQSQESGLLHQHRSLPHQLCREYRREVLLPGHGLDSGLSDSIPIHGIPHSLDDVQSVDDQGIHIPDQTVIKKGPVSLSKNNNLSSIPVNKDGLFGGVVNPNEVFCSVPGRLSLLSSTSKYKVTVAEVQRRLSPPECLNASLLGGVLRRAKSKNGGRSLREKLDKIGLNLPAGRRKAANVTLLTSLVEGEAVHLARDFGYVCETEFPAKAVAEYVNRQHSDPNEQVQRKNMLLATKQVCKEFTDLLSQDRSPLGNSRPQPILEPGIQSCLTHFSLISHGFGTPALCAAVTALQNYLTEAIKAMDKMYLNNNPNSHSDNGTKGGDKDEKHRK from the exons GACCGTCACGACGGCACCAGCAATGGGACAGCCAGGCTACCTCAGCTGGGCGGCGTGGGCCAGAGTCCCTACACGAGCGCTCCTCCGCTCTCCCACACACCCAACTCGGACTTCCAGCCTCCGTACTTCCCCCCGCCCTACCAGCCCATCTACCCGCAGTCTCAGGACCCGTACTCGCACGTCAACGACCCGTACTCCCTCAACTCGCTGCACGCCCAGCCGCAGCCGCAGCACCCCGGCTGGCCTGGCCAGAGGCAGAGTCAGGAGAGCGGCCTGCTGCACCAGCACCGCAGCCTCCCGCACCAGCTGTGCCGGGAGTACCGGAGAGAAGTGCTCCTACCGGGCCACGGTCTTGATTCGGGACTGTCGGACTCTATCCCCATCCATGGAATACCTCACTCTTTAGACGACGTGCAG TCTGTTGATGATCAAGGAATTCACATTCCCGACCAGACTGTAATTAAAAAAG GTCCAGTGTCTTTATCCAAGAACAACAACCTCTCCTCCATCCCCGTCAATAAGGACGGTCTTTTCGGAGGTGTGGTAAACCCCAACGAGGTGTTCTGCTCAGTTCCGGGTCGCCTGTCTCTCCTCAGCTCCACATCCAAGTACAAGGTCACGGTGGCGGAGGTGCAGAGACGCCTCTCGCCGCCCGAGTGCCTCAACGCCTCTTTGCTGGGCGGTGTGCTGAGGAG GGCCAAGTCTAAGAATGGAGGAAGATCCTTAAGGGAGAAGCTGGATAAAATCGGCTTGAATCTACCTGCGGGCAGACGCAAAGCAGCCAACGTCACCTTGCTGACGTCACTAGTCGAAG gAGAAGCGGTACATCTTGCCAGGGATTTTGGTTATGTATGCGAGACCGAGTTTCCAGCCAAGGCAGTAGCTGAATATGTAAACCGTCAGCATTCCGACCCAAACGAACAAGTTCAAAGAAAAAACATGCTATTGGCCACAAA GCAAGTCTGCAAAGAGTTCACAGACCTGCTGTCCCAGGACCGCTCGCCGCTCGGGAACTCTCGGCCGCAGCCGATCCTCGAACCGGGAATCCAGAGCTGTTTGACCCACTTCAGTCTAATCTCACACGGTTTCGGGACCCCGGCGCTGTGCGCGGCGGTCACGGCCCTGCAGAACTATCTGACCGAGGCTATCAAAGCCATGGACAAAATGTACCTCAACAACAACCCCAACAGTCACTCAGATAACGGCACTAAAGGCGGAGACAAAGACGAGAAGCACAGAAAGTGA
- the tfap2a gene encoding transcription factor AP-2-alpha isoform X1: protein MRMLWKLTDNIKYEDCEDRHDGTSNGTARLPQLGGVGQSPYTSAPPLSHTPNSDFQPPYFPPPYQPIYPQSQDPYSHVNDPYSLNSLHAQPQPQHPGWPGQRQSQESGLLHQHRSLPHQLCREYRREVLLPGHGLDSGLSDSIPIHGIPHSLDDVQSVDDQGIHIPDQTVIKKGPVSLSKNNNLSSIPVNKDGLFGGVVNPNEVFCSVPGRLSLLSSTSKYKVTVAEVQRRLSPPECLNASLLGGVLRRAKSKNGGRSLREKLDKIGLNLPAGRRKAANVTLLTSLVEGEAVHLARDFGYVCETEFPAKAVAEYVNRQHSDPNEQVQRKNMLLATKQVCKEFTDLLSQDRSPLGNSRPQPILEPGIQSCLTHFSLISHGFGTPALCAAVTALQNYLTEAIKAMDKMYLNNNPNSHSDNGTKGGDKDEKHRK from the exons GACCGTCACGACGGCACCAGCAATGGGACAGCCAGGCTACCTCAGCTGGGCGGCGTGGGCCAGAGTCCCTACACGAGCGCTCCTCCGCTCTCCCACACACCCAACTCGGACTTCCAGCCTCCGTACTTCCCCCCGCCCTACCAGCCCATCTACCCGCAGTCTCAGGACCCGTACTCGCACGTCAACGACCCGTACTCCCTCAACTCGCTGCACGCCCAGCCGCAGCCGCAGCACCCCGGCTGGCCTGGCCAGAGGCAGAGTCAGGAGAGCGGCCTGCTGCACCAGCACCGCAGCCTCCCGCACCAGCTGTGCCGGGAGTACCGGAGAGAAGTGCTCCTACCGGGCCACGGTCTTGATTCGGGACTGTCGGACTCTATCCCCATCCATGGAATACCTCACTCTTTAGACGACGTGCAG TCTGTTGATGATCAAGGAATTCACATTCCCGACCAGACTGTAATTAAAAAAG GTCCAGTGTCTTTATCCAAGAACAACAACCTCTCCTCCATCCCCGTCAATAAGGACGGTCTTTTCGGAGGTGTGGTAAACCCCAACGAGGTGTTCTGCTCAGTTCCGGGTCGCCTGTCTCTCCTCAGCTCCACATCCAAGTACAAGGTCACGGTGGCGGAGGTGCAGAGACGCCTCTCGCCGCCCGAGTGCCTCAACGCCTCTTTGCTGGGCGGTGTGCTGAGGAG GGCCAAGTCTAAGAATGGAGGAAGATCCTTAAGGGAGAAGCTGGATAAAATCGGCTTGAATCTACCTGCGGGCAGACGCAAAGCAGCCAACGTCACCTTGCTGACGTCACTAGTCGAAG gAGAAGCGGTACATCTTGCCAGGGATTTTGGTTATGTATGCGAGACCGAGTTTCCAGCCAAGGCAGTAGCTGAATATGTAAACCGTCAGCATTCCGACCCAAACGAACAAGTTCAAAGAAAAAACATGCTATTGGCCACAAA GCAAGTCTGCAAAGAGTTCACAGACCTGCTGTCCCAGGACCGCTCGCCGCTCGGGAACTCTCGGCCGCAGCCGATCCTCGAACCGGGAATCCAGAGCTGTTTGACCCACTTCAGTCTAATCTCACACGGTTTCGGGACCCCGGCGCTGTGCGCGGCGGTCACGGCCCTGCAGAACTATCTGACCGAGGCTATCAAAGCCATGGACAAAATGTACCTCAACAACAACCCCAACAGTCACTCAGATAACGGCACTAAAGGCGGAGACAAAGACGAGAAGCACAGAAAGTGA